The genomic region CGGGCGCGTCGTTTGCGACCGGCATCAGCGGATACAGAGTTCGCTGGTCTCCTGAACAGAGACGGCCACATCCGACACCGTCTCTGGGAGGCGGTCGGCGAGACGCTGTTCCAGTATCGCGGCCATGACCTCGGCTGTCGGCGGATGGTCGAGGACGACCACGGCGTCGCCGTCGCCACTGGCATCGAACGCCTCGACCAGCGGGTCGCCAGTCTCAAGCAGGAACCGGTGATCCCACTCGTCGACTACATCCGTGATTTCGCCCTTGTCGACGACCCACCCCTCGTCAGTGAGTTCGCCGGTGACGCGGACAGTGATCTCGTAGTTGTGTCCGTGCGGGCGCGAGCATTTCCCGTCGTGGTGTAACAACCGATGGCCCGCAGAGATACGGAGCGGCCGGTCACCGCCGACGACGAGTTCGCGTTCAGCGTCGGCGAGCGTGTCATCGGCCTTCGATAGTCGCTGAGACATACCACGGTATTATCGGTCGGTGGCTTAACTCTCACGGGAGCTGGCCAGCCAGTGCCTCGGTAACACGGAAGCCGAAACGGAAGGGGAGTCCAGTAGTCACTGTCCGACAGTACGAGTGCAGTAGCGGACGTGTATCGAGAGCGAGCGGACCGTGACTAGAGAACAGCTTTCACCACATGCTGTCGCTCAGCAGCCTCCGAAACCCGGTTCCGCGTGGTATTGTGAGGGCTATTCAGAGGGTGTTCCGTCAACGACGGCCGCGAGTCGTCGGTTCATCGCCCGGAGGTACTCGGCGGCAGCGTCGGGATCATCATTGTCGAGCGCGGTGCGCACTTGCTCGTAGCCGTGGAGCAACTGTGAGCGCAACTCACACTCCGGGAGTTTGTTCCGGCTGACCGTCTCTGCCGACGCAACGGTCTGTCGAGCCGTATCGAACTCCGCGCCACTGATCGCCGACTCGCCCTCATCAACGAGTTGTGTTAGCACCGCGTGTACGTCGCTGGGCAGGTCTCTGGGCACAGACGCTATTAGATATGCACAGTGATAACGGTCGTGTTGAGTGGACAGCGGAGAACGAAACGTAAGCTCCAGACGACAGTTACTGCGAACAGTGACGATTACTCCCGAGACACACTGACGGTGGTTTTAATCTGTTCTGTCCCTTGTGTGTATTATGACGACCGATCGGCTGTTGTTAGTCGAAGACAGCGATTTCCTCGGGACACAACTACAGGACGCACTTCGGGGCTACAATTTCGCCGTCGATGTCGTTTCGACTGCCCGTGAAGCAGAGCGACACGTTGCCCAGAACGAGGTCAATTGTGTCGTAACGAACTACGATCTGCCGGATGAAACTGGCATTACGCTGGCCAGGGATCTGCCCGACTCACTGCCGGTACTCCTTCTGACAACGACCGAACTGGAATCTATTGCGACCGAGGCCCTGGAGGCCGGCGTAACCGATTTCGTCCACAAAGACAACATTGTCGGAGAGATGAATATCGTGGCCAATCGGGTTTCGGTGGCAGTCCGTGCAGGCCGGGAGTAACCGCGAACCACAGCGGGCGGCAGCAGTGGCGGCGGCCCGTCTCGCGGGCGACTATCGCTGGCGAACATCGGCGTAAGGGATAGGTCACTGCAGCCCACAGAGTCGGGTGTGACACGACGTGCCGTCGAACGGGAGTTCGAACGTTACCTTTCGCAGTTCGTCGACGAGACGTACGCAGCATTTGACGTGGCAGCCGTACTGCGCGGGTCAAACGGGAGCGGGGGCCGCGTTGCTGGCAAACTGCTGAACAACAGCCGCCCGCTAGAGCGCCACGTTGTCCGGCCGAAACTCCAGTCCTACCAGCAACAAATACTCGACCAGCTGGAGCCAGTGCTTGATTACGCCGCCACTGATGCGGCGTTCGACACCTATGCTGATGAAGTACTGGCCCGAGATATCTACTGGAACGCGCTCCGGGACACCGTCCGTGGCGACCGACGAGATCAGATCCGAGAGCGACTGCTGGCCCGCCAGCAGTCGTTTGGCGATGACCTCGAACCGCTGGTGGCCGCCGACAGCGACGACTTCTGGACTGCTGTCACCGAGGCATACAACCAGGAAACCGCGACAGATATCGTCCAGACGCACTTCGAGTTCTCCGTCCCACTGCGAGAGGACCAGAATGCCTTCGCCTTCGAACTGCGCATCGACCCTGGCGAGGTGCTGGGTGGTCTCGCACGGGCCCTCCCCACGCTCGATGTCGAGTTCACCGACGAGGCGTTGCGATCGATGCGCCGCGCTGAACAGCAGGTCATTCCGTCGGCGAAGGCTGACGTAGAACAGGCGTACGAGTCATAGAGCGGCCCTGCCCCCAGGTCTTGTTTGCGACAGTTCACGCTACACGGTTGGTGTTCCTCAGAAGTCTCATCCGAAAGTGGACACGACGGCCGTCTTGGCACGTGGACGGCCGTCGTGTCAGGTATTGGTGTTGGTGTTGACTGACGACGGCAGGGATGGTTTACTCACGTCGGCTCGGCCTCGGACTCCGCGAGACCGATAGAGCATGGGAGCTTGGCAGCGAACGCCGGTGATGGCGCTCGCATACGGGCTACAGTACGTAGACCAATCAACCTGCCATCGATTTCCATGTACCCATATGGTAAATAACCTACGGAATATGTTACTTCTATACTGAGTAAATCATTATAGTCCGCTTTCAGCGACTAGAACACCGGAACGCAGGCGGGGACCAAAATACTAGAAATCTGGTAATTCTTTGGCACAGGTCGCGGAAGTTGAACGTGGCAGTGAAGCGGCCGACGTCGCGTCAATCGCCGAAGGGCCAGTCTCCTGTAATCTGCATCCCTTCGGCGAGGTTCTGGGCTTCGAGCGCATCGGCGATCTCCGCGGGGTCTTTGTGAGCAGGCCGGACGGAGTCATCTGCAAGCGTCACAGCAAGTTCAGTCAGGAGGACAGCCTGCTCGCGGACCGTCCGGGGTTCCAGTTTGTCCAGCGTATCGGCGTGGGTGTGGCCCCAGCCACGCCCCTCGCCGCCGGTTTCGCTGGTCACGTGATAGCCGGGGACGCCCCGCTGTACGAACGGCCAGTGGTCGCTATGGGGGCCTTGCTCCGGCGTGAGCGAAATGGGATGATCAAGGCGATCGGCCACATCCTCGGCAGCGGTCGTCAGTGCGTCGAAGCCGTGGGTGTAACACTTCAGCGTGCGACCCTGAACAACGCCATCGAAGTTGAGCACGGCCGTTACGTCGTCGAGGGTAGTTTCGCCGGCCAGCCGGTTTGAGCCGACCAGTCCGACCTCCTCGGCACCGAAGGCGACGAACTCCACGCGCGTCGCCAGTTCGTCCTCGCGGCCGGCCAGCGCGCGGGCCACCTCGACGACCATTGCCGTCCCAGCCCCGTTGTCCATCGCCCCCTCCGCGATATCGTGGGCGTCGACGTGGCTGGTCACCAGCAATCGCTCGTCCGTGTCTGGTCCCAGTTCGGCGTGAACGTTCTGGCTCGTCGCCGTGGGGGTCTCGCAGTCGACGCTGAGGGTGACGTTTTTCCCGGCGTATCGGCGAACCAGCCGCGCGCCCGTTTCGCTGGCGACGCCGATAGCCGGGATCTCGCCGATTGGTGCGTCCGCCGTGCCGACGCTCCCGGTCGGTGGCAGCACGCCGTCGACGTGGTTACGGTAGACGAACCCCGCGGCTCCTGCCTCGACGGCGTGATAGTACTTCTCTCGGCGGTGGATATACCGGTCGTACCAGTCGGGCACGTCCGAGCGGGCCTGCACAATCTGGCCCTCGCAGTCAGCGTCCTCGAAATCCTCCGGGAGACCGTGACCGACATCGACCAGTTCGCCAGTCACTTCGCCGGCCGGCGACCGCGGGAGGGCGATGCATTCGTGGGCCTGTGTCGCGACCGGTGAGCCATCAGCGTGGACGGCGCTGTCGCCCCGTTCCCAGCCCTGTATCTCAAACTCGGAGAGGTGGGCGTCGCGGGTGAACTCTGCCAGCGCGTCCCGGGTCGCCTCGGCGGCCGCCCGTTCGCCGCCGCTGCCAGCCATCCGGTTCCCGATATCGACCAGTGTCTCCAAGTGGTCCCACCCGGCCGTACTGGTGAACGTGTCTCCGATCCAGTCAGTGTCGTCCATACGTCTCGGTGGGGCCGTGCCGGGTTTGAAATTAGGGGTCGGCGGGCCGGAATCGGTGACGGTTACGACGACGCGAGCGGGCCGTACCGACTGGTGAGTCCATACCCCAGAACGGCCAGAGCAGTGACGGCGAGGCCGAAGCAGAGCAGAGAAAGAAGCAGATCAAGCGGTGTGACAGCTATGGCTGGCTGGCTCAAGAGACGGTAGTACGCCGAAAGGATCCCACTGCCGAGGACACTCGCGGCGAGAAAGCCACCGAAACTGGCGAGACCGACGACGGAAGCGGCGGTAGTACAGTACCGCCGAGACAGGTCACGCCGCCTGGCGTCGACGTACACCAACATGGTGACGGCTGGTGATACGAACAGGGCGACGACAACCGGGAGGAGGGTCATAGCCGGACAGTTGGCTGCAGGGCTACATAAAATCGGCTCCCGGTAGCTGGCCGGTCAGTAATCTGGGGTCGCCGTCCTCGGTAGGTTCTTGGACAGATACTCCAACAGGCGCTGTCGGGCCACAACCGGGCCTAACCGGCTCCCCGTCACTTCCAAGGGTTCGGGACCAGTTCGGACTGCACCGTCGCACCGACGGCGAGATGCGTGTCGGTCGTCGGCTCGGCGATACAGAGCAGGACGTAGCCGTCCGCCAGATGCCGGTCCTTGAGCGCCCGTGGCGGGCGGTGATGGACCACGTCGCCGGACAGCAACCGAGCAGTACAGGTCCCGCACGCGCCGGTCCGACAGCCGAACGGCAGCCCGATATCCGTGGCCGCCGCGGCATCGAGTATCGTCTCACCGGCCGGCACCGAAATTGTCTCGGTACGCTCGCTGTCCTGCCAGTCTAGCAGAACCTCGGTCATCGGCTGCCTAACCGCATCGCCATCATTGCCACACGTCGCTGGTGCAGTCTCCGTCAGGCCACCGAATCTCGTGGGCCCGAGCGGGGCCTTCGGGAAGGTCACCGAAGTCCACGAGGAAGTCCCGGTCCAGCGACATCGTTCCCGTTCGCGGGTCCACATCGGCTTTGAGCATCACTGACCCGTTCTCGGCTTCCTCGGGGAAGAACTGGTTGTCCCATGAAGAAAACAGCGAGGTCGTCCAGTACAGTCGCTCGCCGTCAAGCGAAAGCTGGAGCATCTGCGGACCTGCGACAGTGTCACGACCCTGGACCTGTTCGATGTCGCCGAAGTAGCCGCCGATGGAGATGGAATCCGCCTTTCGGGGATTTGACGGGTCCGAAATGTCGTACATCCACACCTCGCCGTGGAGCCAGTTCGACCCGAAGAGGTAGCGGTCGTCCATCGAAATGAGGATATCCGTCACCAGTGCTGGCACCGGCATATCCCAGCCCTCGTGCTCGCGGTCATCGAACTCGATGACCGGTTCGGCGTGGTACTTGCCGTCCGACTCGTGGAAGTGAATGATGTTCGAGGACAGCGCCGCGCCGACGTAGCCGTGGGTGCTCTCGGGCGTGTGCAAGAAGCGGGCTTCCAGCGGAATCAGGCCGTCCTCGCCGAGGTCGATAGTCTGCTCGACGGTGCCGGCCTCCCAGTCCCAGAAGTTGA from Haloarcula sp. H-GB4 harbors:
- a CDS encoding M28 family peptidase, yielding MDDTDWIGDTFTSTAGWDHLETLVDIGNRMAGSGGERAAAEATRDALAEFTRDAHLSEFEIQGWERGDSAVHADGSPVATQAHECIALPRSPAGEVTGELVDVGHGLPEDFEDADCEGQIVQARSDVPDWYDRYIHRREKYYHAVEAGAAGFVYRNHVDGVLPPTGSVGTADAPIGEIPAIGVASETGARLVRRYAGKNVTLSVDCETPTATSQNVHAELGPDTDERLLVTSHVDAHDIAEGAMDNGAGTAMVVEVARALAGREDELATRVEFVAFGAEEVGLVGSNRLAGETTLDDVTAVLNFDGVVQGRTLKCYTHGFDALTTAAEDVADRLDHPISLTPEQGPHSDHWPFVQRGVPGYHVTSETGGEGRGWGHTHADTLDKLEPRTVREQAVLLTELAVTLADDSVRPAHKDPAEIADALEAQNLAEGMQITGDWPFGD
- a CDS encoding 2Fe-2S iron-sulfur cluster-binding protein, which codes for MTEVLLDWQDSERTETISVPAGETILDAAAATDIGLPFGCRTGACGTCTARLLSGDVVHHRPPRALKDRHLADGYVLLCIAEPTTDTHLAVGATVQSELVPNPWK
- a CDS encoding 6-pyruvoyl tetrahydropterin synthase family protein; amino-acid sequence: MSQRLSKADDTLADAERELVVGGDRPLRISAGHRLLHHDGKCSRPHGHNYEITVRVTGELTDEGWVVDKGEITDVVDEWDHRFLLETGDPLVEAFDASGDGDAVVVLDHPPTAEVMAAILEQRLADRLPETVSDVAVSVQETSELCIR
- a CDS encoding response regulator — protein: MTTDRLLLVEDSDFLGTQLQDALRGYNFAVDVVSTAREAERHVAQNEVNCVVTNYDLPDETGITLARDLPDSLPVLLLTTTELESIATEALEAGVTDFVHKDNIVGEMNIVANRVSVAVRAGRE